The Lampris incognitus isolate fLamInc1 chromosome 7, fLamInc1.hap2, whole genome shotgun sequence genome window below encodes:
- the LOC130115399 gene encoding ras-related protein Rab-1B-like → MNPEYDYLFKLLLIGDSGVGKSCLLLRFADDTYTESYISTIGVDFKIRTIDMEGKTVKLQIWDTAGQERFRTITSSYYRGAHGIIIVYDVTEQESFNNVRQWLEEIERYACENVSRLLVGNKSDLITKKVIDCATAQELASSLRIPFMETSAKNSGNVERAFLTMASEIHKRLSSEGGMHNETAKAHSTKINSAPLWPGGDKQAQAQEAGNCC, encoded by the exons ATGAATCCAGAGTA TGACTATCTGTTCAAACTGCTGCTGATCGGGGATTCTGGGGTCGGCAAGTCATGTCTGTTGCTGCGTTTTGCG GATGACACCTACACTGAGAGCTACATCTCCACCATCGGCGTGGACTTTAAGATCAGGACCATCGACATGGAGGGCAAAACCGTCAAACTGCAGATT tGGGACACGGCAGGTCAGGAGAGGTTTCGAACCATCACCTCCAGCTATTACAGAGGAGCCCACGGCATCATCATAGTCTACGATGTCAccgagcag GAGTCCTTTAACAACGTGAGGCAGTGGTTGGAGGAGATTGAACGCTACGCCTGTGAGAACGTCTCTCGACTCCTCGTCGGGAACAAGTCGGACCTCATCACTAAGAAAGTAATCGACTGCGCCACCGCTCAG gagTTAGCCTCCTCTCTTCGTATCCCGTTCATGGAGACTAGTGCTAAGAATTCGGGCAATGTGGAGCGAGCCTTCCTGACCATGGCCTCAGAGATCCACAAACGGCTATCCAGTGAGGGGGGGATGCACAACGAGACAGCCAAGGCCCACAGCACCAAGATCAACAGCGCCCCCCTGTGGCCCGGAGGAGACAAGCAGGCGCAGGCTCAGGAGGCAGGCAACTGCTGCTAA